The genomic region AGGGTAATGGTGGCCCTTTTCATGCGAAGCTTTTCAGCGAGAACCTGGAGTATCTCTCTTAAAGCGTTGTCCAAATCAAGGGCCTTACCTATTATACGGCAGGCCTCGTGCAAGACTTCAAGCTTACGATGTTCTAACGATTTCTCGTCTATTTTGACTTTTTTGTTAAAACTATCTTTACGCATTTGTCAGTTTTGTTGAAAAGTCTATTTTATCAACTTCTTCACTTTTGTTTTTTACGGCAAACTGTTCGTATATTTTTTTAATTTCTTCGTCGCTTAAAGGTCGGCCGTATTTTTGGGCAAGGCTACGAATCTTATTTAACAAAATTGGAAGATATTCCTCTGAAATAGTTAAGCCTAACTCCTTTAATTTTCCCTTTAAAGCTCCAAGGCCTGATTTTTCTCCCAAAACCAGTTTATGTGAAAGCCCAAGCACTTCTGGAGGAAAAGGCTCATAAAGCTTTTTCTTTTTGTAAAGGCCGTCTACGTGCAAACCAGTTTCACAAGTAAACAAATATCTTCCCAAAACGGGTTTAAAAGGAGAGATAGTTTCTCCGGCGTGCCAAGAAAGAAAGTGAGCCGCAAGGGGCAATAACTCAAGGCGGTAGTGCTTTTCCCCGCGGCGGAAATAAAGATAAGCAAGAACTTCTTCAAGAGGGGTAATACCTGCCCTTTCTCCCAACCCTAAAAGACTTACATCCACCCAGTCTGCTCCAGTTTCAAGGGCTGTTACGGCATTTCCTGTAGCCAGACCCAGATCATTATGAAAATGAAAGGATAGCTCTAGGTTCGGAAAACGTTTTTTGAACTCTTCAACGAGTTTTATAACTTTTAAAGGTTGCCAAAAACTAAGGGTGTCCGAAAGACGCAAGCGTCTAACTCCTGCAGCTGAAGCTTCTTCGGCAATTTGATAAAGAAAGCTTGGGGAGGTGCGACTAGCGTCTTCTAGCCCCAAAGATATATAGGAAAAGTATTGAGTAGCTTCCTCTACTAACTTTCTTATTCTTTTAAGCAGTTCTTCAGAAGTAATTTTGAGCTTGTATTTAATGTGAAGCTTAGAAGCCGGAGCACTTAAATTTATTCTTGTTAGTCCCGGAAATAAAGTGTGAGCCAATTCCAAATCTTTTTCATTTAAGCGACACCAAAAACTAAATTTATCTTCTACTTTTTCTTTTCTAATAGCCCGCCAAATATATTCTAAATCTTTGTCTTTACGGACTATACCCAGTTCTATTTCTTCTATACCAATATCATAAAGTAAAAGCGCCAGGCGTAACTTCACTTCGGGCTTAAGATATACTCCGAAGCGCTGCGCTCCTTCTCTTAATGTAGCATCCAGCAATTTCATCATGTTTTTAATTTATAGCAAAATCCATTCCAACTTTTGCTGTTATTTTTATACGAAACACATAGAAAAACCAAAAACTACAAAAACTTACAAAATGTTTTCTTTCAAAAAACTTACAATCAATTTATTGTCACTTTCCTAAAAACTACTTCTTTATCGGAAACCTTTTAAAAATAAAGAAAAGAAGTTTTGGCACACCCTTTGCTCTCAAGTTTGATCAAAATAATTAAACAAAAAATTTATAGGAGGTTGGGCTATGGCAACGAGAAAGATCGGTATTTACGGAAAGGGTGGCATAGGTAAGTCCACCACTACCCAAAACTTAGCGGCAGCCTTGGCACATTACTTTGGCAAAAAGGTAATGATTCACGGATGCGATCCTAAAGCCGATGCCACGCGAATGATATTGGGAGGAAAGCCCCAGGAGACGGTGCTTGATGTCATGCGTGAAGAGGGCGAAGAAAACGTAACTTTGGACAAAGTAGTGAAGATAGGTTTTGCCGGCATTCGTTGTGTGGAATCCGGAGGTCCTGAGCCAGGTGTAGGTTGTGCCGGCCGTGGGGTTATTACCGCTATTAATTTAATGGAAGAGCTCGGTGGCTATCCCGAAGACCTGGACTTTCTCTTTTACGACGTTTTAGGTGACGTTGTGTGTGGCGGTTTTGCCATGCCGGTGCGTGATGGTAAGGCCCAGGAAATTTACATTGTTGCTTCCGGTGAAATGATGGCCATTTACGCGGCCAATAACATTTGCCGTGGCATGGTCAAATACGCTAAGCGCACAGGAGTTCGTTTGGGGGGCATTATTTGTAACAGCCGTAAGGTGGACCGCGAGCAAGAACTTATGGAGGAGTTTTGTGAGCGCCTAGGAACCCAGATGATCATGTTCATCCCTCGTGACAATATCGTTCAAAAAGCAGAGTTTAATAAGCAAACCGTGGTGCAGTTTGACCCGGATCATCCGCAGGCTCTAGCTTATAAGGAATTGGCCAAACGAATCATTGAAAACGATAAGTTTGTAATTCCTAAACCCCTTACCATGGATGAGCTGGAAGAATTAGTAGTCAAATACGGGATTGCTTAAACAAGCATATAGGGAGGACTCAAAAATGAAAATGATAAAAGCCATTATCAGGCCTGAAAAGGTAGATGACGTAGTAGAAGCGCTTGAAAAGGAAGGTTTTTTGGCCATGACCCGCATAGACGTTGTGGGGCGTGGTAAGCAAGGCGGTCTTACTATGGGTGAAATCGTTTACGACGAATTGCCCAAGTCAATGCTCCTTTTGGTGGTGGACGAAGAGGCGGTGCCCAAGGTTTGTGAGACCATTATGGAATCCGCACGTACCGGACGATTTGGAGACGGGAAAATTTTCGTACTCCCAGTAAACCAGGTGTGGACGGTGCGCACCGGAGCCCCGGAACTTTAGGTCTGAAAGGAGGCGTTATGAGCAAGATATGTGAAATTGTGGCTATTGTAAGGCCTAATAAAATGCTGGCTACTAAGAAGGCTCTCGCTGAAATTGGCCTACCTTCGTTTACGGCCTTTGCCTGTTTCGGCCGAGGCCGCCAGGGTGGACGGATTGGCGAGCTTTCTTATCCTGTAAGCCCTGAAATTGTAGAAAAGGCTAAAGAATTAAAGCCTACCTTTATTCCCAAGCGAATTATTCTGGCTGTTGTGCCTGAAGCCATGGTGGAAAAAGTAGTGCAGACCATCATCAAAGTCAATCAAACCGGCCAGCACGGTGACGGAAAAATTTTTGTCTTACCAGTAGAGGAAAGCTTAAGAATTCGTACCGGAGAGAAAAACCTAGAAGCCCTTTTTTAAGGAGGAAATTATGCTTAGACATCCTTGCTTTGACCATAAAGCTCATCGTGTTGTTGGTCGGCTCCATCTGCCGGTAGCACCACGATGCAATATCAAGTGTGCGTATTGTGAACAGGGTATAGGCTGTGTCAACGAATCAAGGCCGGGGGTAGCGGGCGAAGTAATATTGCCTGAAGAGGCTATTTCTTATGTGGAGAGGGCCCTTTCCTTTGAACCTCGCCTAGAAGTCATAGGAATAGCCGGTCCAGGAGATGCCCTGGCCAATGAGGAAACATTTGTGGCCCTAAAGGCCGTAAAAGATAGGTTCCCCGAGTTAAAGATTTGTCTTTCTACTAATGGTCTGGCTTTGCCTGAAAGTCTCCCTAAGATGCTCGAAGTGGGAGTGGAGTTTGTCTCGGTAACCGTAAACTTTATTTCACCAGAAGTCGGGGCCAAATTAGTTCGCTGGGTTAAAGCTCAAGATTTACTCAAAGGAGAAGAAGCGGCTTATTTTCTTACAACTAAACAACTTGAAGGAATAACTCTAGCGGCTCAAGCTGGCCTGAGAGTCAAGGTAAATACCGTTTTAGTCCCAGAAGTAAATGAAAAAGAAATTCCTTTGATTGCTAAAGAAGTAGCTCAGGCCGGGGCCAGCCTTATGAACATAATTCCTCTTATTCCCTTGGGAGAATTTTCTAACCACAGGGCTCCTACTCAGAAAGAACTTAATAGGGCCAGAGCGAAAGCGGCTAAATATATTCCTCAGTTTCTAGTGTGCAAGCGCTGCCGGGCTGATGCCGTAGGTGTTCCCGGTTTGGCTGATGAGAATTTGTTCAGCATAAAAAATGCTGTTTCGGTGTAATACGATAAAGGAGGGAAATTATGCCTGTAGTTCAGCTTAAATGCAACATATGCATACCCGAAAGAAATCCACATACTATCATTGTAGATGAAGACAAGAGCACTTTACCAAAGTGCAACGCCCCTACTGTTCCCGGAGATATGACCGAACGTGGGTGATCCTATGCCGGAGCCCGCGGGGTCGTGGGCGGACCAATAGTTGATATTATCCACATGGTCCATGCTCCGGTAGGGTGTGGTTATTACACCTGGGGCACCAGGCGGCACCTGGGTGATGTTTACA from Thermodesulfatator indicus DSM 15286 harbors:
- a CDS encoding LeuA family protein; this translates as MMKLLDATLREGAQRFGVYLKPEVKLRLALLLYDIGIEEIELGIVRKDKDLEYIWRAIRKEKVEDKFSFWCRLNEKDLELAHTLFPGLTRINLSAPASKLHIKYKLKITSEELLKRIRKLVEEATQYFSYISLGLEDASRTSPSFLYQIAEEASAAGVRRLRLSDTLSFWQPLKVIKLVEEFKKRFPNLELSFHFHNDLGLATGNAVTALETGADWVDVSLLGLGERAGITPLEEVLAYLYFRRGEKHYRLELLPLAAHFLSWHAGETISPFKPVLGRYLFTCETGLHVDGLYKKKKLYEPFPPEVLGLSHKLVLGEKSGLGALKGKLKELGLTISEEYLPILLNKIRSLAQKYGRPLSDEEIKKIYEQFAVKNKSEEVDKIDFSTKLTNA
- the nifH gene encoding nitrogenase iron protein, producing MATRKIGIYGKGGIGKSTTTQNLAAALAHYFGKKVMIHGCDPKADATRMILGGKPQETVLDVMREEGEENVTLDKVVKIGFAGIRCVESGGPEPGVGCAGRGVITAINLMEELGGYPEDLDFLFYDVLGDVVCGGFAMPVRDGKAQEIYIVASGEMMAIYAANNICRGMVKYAKRTGVRLGGIICNSRKVDREQELMEEFCERLGTQMIMFIPRDNIVQKAEFNKQTVVQFDPDHPQALAYKELAKRIIENDKFVIPKPLTMDELEELVVKYGIA
- a CDS encoding P-II family nitrogen regulator, whose product is MKMIKAIIRPEKVDDVVEALEKEGFLAMTRIDVVGRGKQGGLTMGEIVYDELPKSMLLLVVDEEAVPKVCETIMESARTGRFGDGKIFVLPVNQVWTVRTGAPEL
- a CDS encoding P-II family nitrogen regulator, coding for MSKICEIVAIVRPNKMLATKKALAEIGLPSFTAFACFGRGRQGGRIGELSYPVSPEIVEKAKELKPTFIPKRIILAVVPEAMVEKVVQTIIKVNQTGQHGDGKIFVLPVEESLRIRTGEKNLEALF
- a CDS encoding radical SAM protein produces the protein MLRHPCFDHKAHRVVGRLHLPVAPRCNIKCAYCEQGIGCVNESRPGVAGEVILPEEAISYVERALSFEPRLEVIGIAGPGDALANEETFVALKAVKDRFPELKICLSTNGLALPESLPKMLEVGVEFVSVTVNFISPEVGAKLVRWVKAQDLLKGEEAAYFLTTKQLEGITLAAQAGLRVKVNTVLVPEVNEKEIPLIAKEVAQAGASLMNIIPLIPLGEFSNHRAPTQKELNRARAKAAKYIPQFLVCKRCRADAVGVPGLADENLFSIKNAVSV